GACTTCCCCATCCCCTCACTCACTTGGAGAACTGCCATGACGCAGATGACCATTCCTGCTTTCCGTTTTTCTGCGAATCCGGCTTTGCGTCTTGTGCGGCTGCGCTGCCTGGCCCGCCCTGCGGGGCAAGGGCTGCTGCTCGCCGCGCTGTTGCTGCTTCTGGCCGGAACCGCGCAGGCCGCCGGTTCCTCGATGCCGTGGGAAGGCCCTTTGCAGTCGATTCTGGAGTCGATTCAAGGGCCGGTGGCACGCATCGTCGCGGTCATCATCATCATTGCCACCGGCCTTGCGCTCGCCTTCGGCGACACGTCCGGCGGCTTCCGCAAGCTGATCCAGATCGTCTTCGGTCTGTCCATTGCCTTCGCGGCTTCGAGCTTCTTCCTGTCGTTCTTCAGCTTCTCCGGCGGCGCCGTCGTATGAGTGCCCCGGACACCTTCGCGGCCGGCTTCGAGGTGCCGCTGCATCGCTCGCTGACCGAGCCGATCCTGCTGGGCGGTGCGCCGCGCACCGTGGCGATCGCCAACGGCACGCTGGCCGCCGCTGTCGGCCTGGGCCTGCAACTGTGGATTCCTGGCGTGGTGCTCTGGATCGTCGGTCATTCGCTGGCGGTGTGGGGTGCGCGCGTCGATCCGCAGTTCATGGCCGTGTTCGCGCGGCACATCAAGCACCGCCCGCTGCTGGACGTGTGAGGGGATGCCATGCTGAACCTTGCCGAATACCGCCAGCGCCCGGCCTTGCTGGCCGACTGGCTGCCTTGGGCCGGGCTGGTCGCGCCGGGTGTCGTCTTGAACAAGGATGGCAGTTTCCAGCGCACGGCTCGGTTTCGCGGGCCTGACCTCGACAGCGCGACGCAAGGCGAGCTGGTCGCCACGTCGGCGCGGTTGAACAATGCGCTGCGCCGCATGGGATCGGGCTGGGCGCTATTCATCGAAGCCGATCGCCGGCCTGCGGCCGACTATCCGCACTCGGAGTTTCCCGAGCCGCTTTCGTGGCTCGTGGAGGAGGAACGACGAGCCACCTTCGAGGAATCGGGCAACGACTTCGAGAGCAGCTATCACCTGACGCTGGTGTACCTGCCGCCGGAAGAATCCCGCGCCCGTGCAGCCAAGATGCTCTACGAGAACACGCCGACGACCGGCGTGGACTGGCGCGAGCGGCTGCAGGCCTTCATCGCGGAAACGGATCGCGTCTTCGACCTGCTCGACGGCGTGATGCCGGAGATCGCCTGGCTGGACGACAGCCAGACGCTGACCTACCTACACGCGACCATCTCGACACGGCGCTACCGCGTCGGCGTGCCCGAAGTGCCGTTCCACATCGACGCGCTGCTGGCCGACTCGCCGCTGGTCGGTGGCCTGGCGCCCATGCTGGGCGACCAGCACCTGCGCGTGGTGTCGGTGCGCGGTTTCCCGACCTCGACCTGGCCGGGAATTCTGGACGACCTCAACCGCCTGGGATTTGGGTACCGCTGGAGTACGCGCTTTCTGTGCCTCGAAAAATCCGAGGCGGAACGAGAGTTGGGGCGCCTGCGCCGCCAGTGGTTCGCCAAGCGCAAGAACGTCATCGCGCTGCTGCGCGAAACGATCTTCCAGCAGGAAAGCCCGCTGGTCGACACCGACGCGAACAACAAGGCGGCGGACGCGGATGCTGCCTTGCAGGAGCTGGGCAGCGATCAAGTCGCCTTCGGCTACCTGACCGCGACCGTCACCGTCATGGACGAGGACGCCGGCGCAGCCGACGAGAAGCTGCGCATGGTGGAGCGTGCCATCCAGGGCCGGGGCTTCGTCACCATTCCCGAAACGCTCAACGCCGTGGATGCATGGCTGTCGTCCATTCCGGGCAACGCCTACGCCAACGTGCGTCAGCCCATCGTCTCGACGCTGAACCTGGCGCACATGATCCCGGTGTCGGCGGTATGGGCCGGGCCGGAGAAGAATGACCATCTCGACGGCCCGCCGCTGATCATCACGCGCACCGATGGCGCGACGCCGTTCCGGCTGGTGACGCACATCGGCGACGTGGGCCATACGCTGGTCGCCGGCCC
The DNA window shown above is from Pulveribacter suum and carries:
- a CDS encoding TrbC/VirB2 family protein codes for the protein MTQMTIPAFRFSANPALRLVRLRCLARPAGQGLLLAALLLLLAGTAQAAGSSMPWEGPLQSILESIQGPVARIVAVIIIIATGLALAFGDTSGGFRKLIQIVFGLSIAFAASSFFLSFFSFSGGAVV
- a CDS encoding VirB3 family type IV secretion system protein, with product MSAPDTFAAGFEVPLHRSLTEPILLGGAPRTVAIANGTLAAAVGLGLQLWIPGVVLWIVGHSLAVWGARVDPQFMAVFARHIKHRPLLDV
- the trbE gene encoding conjugal transfer protein TrbE, producing MLNLAEYRQRPALLADWLPWAGLVAPGVVLNKDGSFQRTARFRGPDLDSATQGELVATSARLNNALRRMGSGWALFIEADRRPAADYPHSEFPEPLSWLVEEERRATFEESGNDFESSYHLTLVYLPPEESRARAAKMLYENTPTTGVDWRERLQAFIAETDRVFDLLDGVMPEIAWLDDSQTLTYLHATISTRRYRVGVPEVPFHIDALLADSPLVGGLAPMLGDQHLRVVSVRGFPTSTWPGILDDLNRLGFGYRWSTRFLCLEKSEAERELGRLRRQWFAKRKNVIALLRETIFQQESPLVDTDANNKAADADAALQELGSDQVAFGYLTATVTVMDEDAGAADEKLRMVERAIQGRGFVTIPETLNAVDAWLSSIPGNAYANVRQPIVSTLNLAHMIPVSAVWAGPEKNDHLDGPPLIITRTDGATPFRLVTHIGDVGHTLVAGPTGMGKSVLLATLAMQFRRYRGSRIFAFDMGRSMRATILGLGGEHYDLGMDGEIAFQPLARIDREGYRTWAAEWIEGRLLHEGVAVGPDEKAAIWSALGSLAGAPVEQRTMTGLSVLLQSNTLRQALSPYVLGGAHGKLLDADRDRLGMADVQCFEMEELMHSKAAVMAVLHYLFARFDERFDGAPTLLILDEAWLFLDDPVFAARIRQWLKTLRKRNVSVIFATQSLADIKDSSIAPAIIESCASRIFLANPQATEPQIRTIYEGFGLNRRQIEIVATAQPKRDYYYQSRLGNRLFDLDLGPAVLAFAGASTPQDQRDIDRVLLDAGVPGFAGAWLRHRGLDWAADLLPSFPGLAPGSLADQLLENLP